One segment of Panicum virgatum strain AP13 chromosome 1K, P.virgatum_v5, whole genome shotgun sequence DNA contains the following:
- the LOC120654830 gene encoding uncharacterized protein LOC120654830, whose amino-acid sequence MEGDDISMNRSSPATSLASRRVMASQVSVPPSGTAPHPSPDSVPEGGAANGNLLRTPVVMNAQPLRCSPPWLRHDMRYPAVMTPPPCAAPSEMITPDVNQTYTHGEDLDPEVVPNFEMSFESFEDAFLFYKKYAGRVGFPIKKNRKRGTTGKDFCCSLEGKLTQRFRMATHDEVYEGAQG is encoded by the exons ATGGAGGGTGATGATATTTCAATGAATCGCTCGAGCCCAGCAACCAGCCTTGCTAGTAGGCGTGTGATGGCATCTCAAGTATCTGTGCCTCCATCGGGGACAGCTCCGCATCCTTCCCCGGATTCAGTCCCTGAGGGGGGTGCTGCAAATGGCAATTTGTTGAGGACACCAGTGGTGATGAATGCCCAACCATTGAGATGTAGCCCTCCCTGGCTAAGACATGATATGAGGTATCCAGCTGTTATGACGCCACCGCCGTGTGCTGCGCCTTCAGAGATGATTACACCTGACGTCAACCAAACTTACACACAT GGCGAGGATTTGGATCctgaagttgttccaaattttgagatgagctttgagtcttttgaagatgcatTTTTGTTCTACAAAAAGTATGCTGGGCGTGTTGGCTTTCCAATAAAGAAGAACAGGAAAAGGGGGACAACTGGAAAGGATTTCTGTTGCTCGTTGGAAGGGAAGCTAACACAAAGGTTCAGGATGGCGACC CATGACGAAGTGTATGAGGGCGCACAAGGTTGA
- the LOC120704503 gene encoding tetratricopeptide repeat protein 33-like has product MKITWGKNAKMKRQPVLVSTKPGLPFGVDSDTDEADKEETAGASTNCPGTKPLGTAESLQRQGDKLAEEGKYHEALSRWEAALTLASDNAILHEQKAQVLLEVGDAWHALTAATRATELDPLWPEAWVTLGRAQLNFGEPDSAILSFDKALVIKPDHDGAKADRETAVRLVKKRGQLHSSGLSTNKRRFTVGENSVKGAEGKEKADETAVQSG; this is encoded by the exons ATGAAGATAACCTGGGGTAAGAATGCCAAAATGAAGAGGCAGCCAGTGCTAGTGTCAACTAAACCAGGTCTACCATTTGGAGTGGACAGCGATACCGATGAGGCTGACAAGGAGGAAACAGCAGGGGCTAGCACAAACTGTCCTGGAACAAAGCCACTTGGCACAGCTGAATCGCTCCAGCGTCAAGGAGACAAGCTAGCTGAG GAAGGAAAGTACCATGAAGCACTTAGTAGGTGGGAGGCTGCACTTACCTTGGCATCTGACAATGCAATACTTCACGAACAGAAAGCTCAGGTTTTACTTGAAGTGGGAGATGCATGGCATGCACTGACAGCAGCAACCA GAGCAACAGAGCTGGATCCTCTATGGCCCGAG GCTTGGGTCACACTTGGCAGAGCACAGTTAAATTTTGGGGAACCAGATTCAGCTATACTATCATTTGACAAGGCACTAGTAATTAAG CCCGACCATGATGGTGCGAAAGCTGACCGCGAAACTGCAGTCCGTCTTGTCAAGAAACGAGGGCAGCTGCACTCATCAGGTCTAAGCACCAACAAAAGGAGGTTCACGGTGGGAGAGAACTCAGTTAAGGGCGCCGAGGGTAAAGAGAAGGCGGATGAAACAGCGGTACAGTCTGGTTAG
- the LOC120704523 gene encoding RNA polymerase II transcriptional coactivator KIWI-like codes for MWGKGKKRFGGGGGGEPAAKRQAAGDEGPSESAEDGTVVAEISKNKKVSVRSWKGKVYVDMREFYVKDGKTLPTRKGISLQLDQWKILRDNIKAIDEAIKENA; via the exons ATGTGGGGGAAGGGGAAGAAGCGcttcggcggcgggggcgggggcgagcCGGCGGCCAAGCGCCAGGCCGCCGGGGACGAGGGGCCTTCTGAATCCGCCGAAGACGGAACCGTCGTGGCCGAG ATATCGAAGAACAAGAAGGTGTCGGTGAGGAGCTGGAAGGGCAAGGTCTACGTCGACATGCGCGAGTTCTACGTCAAGGACGGCAAGACCCTCCCTACCCGCAAAG GTATATCACTGCAGTTGGATCAG TGGAAGATACTGAGGGACAATATCAAAGCCATAGATGAGGCCATCAAGGAGAACGCGTGA